The genomic window GCGAAAATCGCCAAGAAAAAATTCAAGCTACCAAAGCTTTGAAAAGAGCTCGCGCTCGTTTTCAAGCTGCTGGTGGTATGGTTCAAGTTTAGTTTTTTGTGGTGGGCTGAGCCAAATCTGCCCCTGCGTAATCAGCCCGGAAATTAATTTCCGGGCAAGTTCAAAGGGCTAGTTTCCTACTTTCTCAACTAGGTTTTGGATTATATTTGCCAATCAAAGCACGGGTATGATCGTAAATTTCCAGTGGTAAAACGGAATTTTCGCTAATAGCTTCTAGTGCTGATTGTAAGGTTTTTATGTGATCGTCTACGCCAGCTAAAGTGTTAGCATCTCCATTTATCCCTGCACTCATGGCGGTTCTTCTGACACTATTTACATAAGTGGGTGTGAGATAAACTTTAATACCTTGACGAGTGACTATGTGATCGCAAATTTTCGGCGAAACGTTGCAAACTCGATTTAAGTCAGTGTTAGCTTTTTGGAGAACTAAGGCTACTTTTAATCTCTCTTGGGCTTGATTTAAGGCGCTGCTGTAACTATCAATTAATGGTTGAATTTGGGGATAGTAAAAAGTGCCTTTGGGTACTTGTTGGGCGTAGGTTAACGCTCGTCGCCAACTGGATACTGCTTCTGACCATTGATTTCGTTGTTCTTGGTTTTGAGCGAGGCTGGCGAGGGTGAGAGATTGACTATAAATGTTAGCAGAAATGCGTTCTTGATTTCTGCGATCGCGCACTGTTGCTAATTTTGTTTGGTAACTATTCAATAATTCCTGAGCTTCTTCATATCCCGTCACAGTTCGGGGAATAGAGGATAAAGTGTCGATCGCTTTTTCCCAAATCGATTCTACTTCTTGCCAATTTTCTAATGTTCTAGCAGCAACTTGTCGTAACTCTGCGGTTTGTGCTGCTTGCTTAGCAGCAATCAGTTTATTTTCAGTAGTTTCTTCTAACTTAATTCGCTGATTTATTTCTCCTGAATTATCCCGATAGCTCATCAACTTTTTCTGAGCCAAAGGATAGACTGGACTATTTTTGGGAACTTGTTTGAGTAAAGCCGCTGACTGCTTCCATAAAGAATTAATTTCTTCCCATTTTTCCGTTGAATGAGGAGGATTTTGGCTACCTTCTGCGGCTTCGTCTGCCTTTTTCATTGCCAGTAAAACTGGATCGATGAAATTAGCTTGAGTTTGATAATTCGGCAACAATTTCTGTGCTTCACTATGATAACTAGACCACAGAGGAATACTTTCTAATAATTGAATAGCCGTAGTTAATTTTTGCTTTGCTTTTTCTACATCTTGAATTGTTTTAGCTGTTTTAATGCTTTGAGTTGATTCTTGTCCTAGTTGTCTTGCCGTTTTCACTTGCGGACAAGAACCGATCGCACAAGGGCGACTAAACGCATAAAGACTACCTAAAAACGCCACTAATGTCACTGTAGTAGCTACAATTAACAACTTGGGTGTCAAAGAGAATTCTTCATGTTTTCGATACGGCTTTTTAGGGGTAATTAGTTCCTCATCGATCGGATCGGTTTCTCGAAAGGATTGATTTGGTGGTTCTTCCAAAGATAAATCAGCCATTGAGTCTGATTCAGTTTCAGTTTCCGCAATGAAATTATTAGTTAATGGTGTTTCATTGGCTTTAGGTTCAGAAATTTCTTCTTGATTAAATAAGTCATTAGAATTATTTTCTGGCAGCGTTTCTTCTGTTTCTTCGGGTGCTTTACCTAACCAGCGAAATAAATCATCAAAATCATCATCATCATCATCTAATTCTAAATTTTTTGACCAAGCTGGTAATTTTTGAATGATAAAATCTTGCACTGCGCGGGGTTGTTTTTGGCCAATGGCACGTAAATAAAGCCGCACTTTGTCTGTATATTCTGGTTGTGCTTCCTGAATAGTCTGCTGTAACACCCGAAATATTGGTTTAGCTTCTGGTGCTACAGATGGGGAATGTTGCGCTAAAACTAGCAGAATGTCGTTTTGCAACATACACCTAACTTGCAGGGAAACTTCCCCCCTCAATTCTGCTTGTAAACGTTCTTGTAAAAATTTGGCTAGTTCTTGGAGGTCACTGGGTCGAACTGCGGTTTGCATTTAACACCACCTTATCTATTTACAGCTTTTATTTGATATCTTGGTCTTGAGATGGAAGAACTGCGGCTAATTTCATGCAATTCCTAATAATAACGACTTATCTTGGCTGACGATCCGATCTATTTAATTTAATTTAGGGTACACAATTAGCCAAGGGTTTTGGTTTAATCAATCTTTTAGTTTAATGCCATGTCTAAAAATCAGATTCCATTGTCTCAACAAGTTGTATTAATTACTGGAGCTTCGGCAGGAATTGGGGCTGCTTTGGCTCATGTTTTGGCCCAACAATTCCAGGGAATACGATTGGTGTTAGCGGCTCGTAATCAGGAAAAATTGGAGAAGGTTGCCCATTACTGTAGCAAAGCTGGGGCAGAAGTGATGGTTGTTCCTACAGATATTTCCCAAATTGAGGAAGTGGAAGCTTTGGCGCGGGCGGCTATCCTGCGTTTTGGTGGGGTGGATGTTTTGGTGAATAATGCTGGCTATGGGCAAATGGGGCCGATTGAGTTAATTCCGGCGGCGGCGACAAAGCGACAGTTTGAAGTGAATTTGTTAGGCCCGTTAGCTTTAATTCGGGAGTTAATTCCGGTGATGCGCGATCGCGGTGGTGGCAGAATAGTTAATATTAGTTCTCTGGGAGGAAGATTGGCTTTTCCCTTCGGTGGTTTGTACAGTTCCTCTAAGTTTGCTCTCGAAGGTCTGAGCGATGCTCTGCGTATGGAGTTAGAACCATTTAATATTAAGGTTAGCGTGATTGAACCTGGGCCTGTAACTACGGAATTTTTTGATGTCGCTGGTCAAGGAGTACAGGAAACAGTCACAGACCCGGAAAACACTCCTTATCGCGCCGCTTTTCGGAAGTTGGACAAACTCCAAGAACAAACTAGTAGTCGCGCTTGGACTGCGGAACGAGTAGCTGAGGTAATTGTGAGATCGCTCACAGATATTAATCCTCGACCCAGATATACTGCTGCCACTGGTGGTGATTTTTTGCTGTTTATGATGACCAAAGTATTACCGACAAAATTTGTAGACCGATTTTGGCAAAAGTTTTATGGCATCGATTTAGTAGCAGAAGATTGGAAAAAATCAATAAGTTCTGAAAAATAAGTCATAAGTCATTTGTCATTTGTTATTAATAACTGGAAAATTTTTACCAAAACTCAGCAAAAAAGAGATGTTAACAAATTAAAGGATATTGATAATCACTAATGACAAATGACTAATAATCAACAACCAACAACTAAGTACCAATAACTAACTAATAACTATCAATTAAAAAAATGGATTTATTAGAATATCAAGCCAAAGAGTTATTTCGTCAGATTTGCATTCCGGTTTTGCCTTCGCAAAAAATCGATCATCCCAGAGAAATTAAAAGTTTGGAAATTCCTTATCCAGTAGTCTTAAAATCGCAGGTGCCGACTGGTGGTAGAGGCAGGGCTGGGGGGATTAAGTTTGTGGAAAATACGATCGATGCGATCGCAGCTGCCCAAACAATTTTTCGCCTACCAATTATGGGTGAATATCCCGAAGTTTTACTCGCAGAAGCTAGATACAATGTTCAACAAGAATTATATTTGGCAGTAGCTCTAGATTACACCCTACGTCGTCCTGTTTTATTGGGATCTCCTCAAGGCGGCATGGATTTAGATTTAGTAATGAAACATCTACAACAGGTGATCGTAGAGCAGGAATTTTCCAGTTTTTATGCCCGCAGATTAGCAATGAAAATGGGCTTACAGGGAAATCTCATTCAATCAGTTAGTGCCATCATTGAAAAGATGTTTGACCTGTTTTTGGAAAAGGATTTAGACCTTGTAGAAATTAATCCTTTAGGTATTAGTCCTTCGGGAGAATTGATGGCTTTAGATGGCAAAATCACAGTTAATGATGCAGCTTTATCCCGCCATCCTGACTTATTAGTATTAGCAGAGAAGGTCAATGTACACAGTAATGCCAATAAAGGAAAAAGTAATGCTTTTTGGGAATTAGATGGAAATGTTGGTGTAATTTGTAATGGTAGTGGCTTGGCAATGGCAACATTAGATTTGCTTTACCAAGCGGGTGGTAAACCTTTTGGTTGTATTAATTTAGGCGAAAATCGTTTACCTGAAAGTGAATCTTGCCCTTTGAGTAATTTATTACAAAAAAGCTTGGAAATTACTTGCAATCAAACGGGGATAAAAGTATTACTAATTAACATTATGGATGGTCTATCTTCTTGCGAAGAAATTGCTGATGTTATTGTTAGTTTTACTCAAAATGATGCTGGGGGATACCCACATTTTGTCGTGCGTTTAGTCGGCAGCAATTTAGAAGCAGCAAAAGAGCGTTTAGCAGCAGTAGGAATTACTGTGCTAGAACAATTAGATGCAGCTGTGGCAAAAGCTGTTACTTTGGCAAAACCAACCGGAAAACGATCGTCCTCGAATTAATCTAACTTTTGTCAAAGCAAGACTTCCTTTTTTGTCTGGTTCATCTCACACTGATAAATCAGCCAATTGGGTGAAGTTTGTTTTAACTTGCTTGCTTTACTCTTAAAGTAAACTTCTGTTGGTCAGGTAAGCATCTCACGAATTTGGCTGTATGCAATTTCTCCAGGTTGTTTACCACAGACTGCGCTGGTCAACAGTTTGGTTTAAACTGGAAACTGGATTCGCTTTGTCAGAGTTGGGAAAGAACCATGCAATTGTCACACAACGTTTATGATGTAGCCATTATTGGAGGTGGAATTTCTGGTACCGCCTTGTTGTACAGTTTAAGCAATTATACGAATATCGATCGCATCGCGTTAATTGAAAAAAATCCCGGAGTTGCTTTAGTCAATTCTCATAAAACCAGCAATAGTCAAACGTTGCATTTTGGCGATATTGAAACTAATTATACATTGGAAAAAGCTCGCAAAGTTAATCGCGCAGCTACATTGGTGAAAAATTATCTGTTGGGAAACGATCCTGGCCAAGATATTCACAGCAAGTATCATAAAATGGTTTTGGCGATCGGTAAAGAAGAAACTTCTGAACTCCGCGCCAGATACGAAGAATTTAAATCTTTGTTTCCCAAATTAAGATTGATTGAAAGAGAAGAAATTGCGTCATTAGAACCTAATGTGGTGAAAGGTAGAGCAGCTGATGAGGAAATTTTAGCTCTCTACACTGACGAAGGTTACACGATAGATTTCCAAAAGTTAGCTGAATCTTTCCTGCAAAAATCAATTGTAAATGAACAAAAAACAATTGATTTAATGTTAGGAACGAAAGTTAAGAATATCAGGAAAGAAGGCGAAATTTATCAGGTTGAAACAGACAAAGAAGCGATCGCTGCTAAAGTAGTAGTATTTACTGCCGGAGCCTACAGTTTATTATTTGCTAAAACTCTCGGTTATGGCAAAGATTATGCTTTATTAAATGTCGCTGGTAGCTTTTACCTCGCACCTGGAGTTTTAAACGGCAAAGTCTACACAGTACAACTCAAAAAGATACCTTTTGCTGCTATTCATGGAGATCCAGAAGTTCACGATGCCAGTCAAACTAGATTTGGCCCAACCGCAAAGGTAACTCCCTTATTAGAACAAGGTAAATATACGACATTTTTCGATTATTTGCGAACTGCTGGACTCAGTATTGCTGCATTTTTGAGCTTCTTTAATATCCTTACTGAACCAGCAATTTTAAAGTATGTGGTAATGAATTTCATTTACGATATACCTTTGATTGGTAAGCGTTTATTCCTCAAAGAAGTGCAGAAAATTGTTCCTACCATCAAAGTAGAACAAGTACAATTAGCCAAAGGTTATGGTGGAATTAGACCACAAATTGTGAATCTGAAAACTCACCGTTTAGAGATGGGAGAAGCGAAAATAATCGGGGAGAATATTCTGTTTAATATTACTCCTTCGCCTGGTGCTTCTACTTGTTTGCAAAATGCTGAATATGACACAGAAAAAATCGTTTCTTTCTTAGGTGAAGGGTACAGATTTGAAAAAGAGAAATTCGAGCAAGAATTAGCCGATCGAAAAGTTTTAGTTAATATTGGCTAAAAAAGTAGAGAGACGTTTCATGAAACGTCTCTGCTTTTTTTATGGGTAATTTTAAAAAGTGCAGTTACCAAAAATACAAAGTTTTTCCAGCTTTTTCGATCGCAATAGTCTGAATCGAGCATTTTAGTTTAGCGATCGCCTGACGTAATTTTAACTGTTCTTCCTCAAACCGCCAAGTTGTTTGATAGTCACTGCAATTAATTACCAGTGTATCTGGAGTGGCAAAGGCATAAATTACCCCATCATCGTCTAAGCCGCTGACTTCCAAAATCCGCTTACCTAATCTTTGAGCATAATAAACTTGTTCCAGTAATATTTCTGCTATTGGATTCATTTTTACCTCCAATTTTTACCCATAAAAAACCTGCCTTCAGACTTTTCTAAGAAGGCTAAAGAGTGAAGAACCCATCAATACTTAAGCCATCTCCAAAATCAGGTGCGCTTTGAAGCTAGTTTTTCTGATTCCTTGGAATAAGACAGGCACGACAAACTTTTTGTTTATATTTTGTATCGTATTTTACGGTTTGCTCTAAAAACAGATGTTGTTAAAGAAACTTAATAAAAAAATGGCGATAGCTTTGAAAGCACTCAGTAGATTTGAGAAAGAAAATCTACAAATCCGGCAGAATACTCAGTTACTCGTCTAGCAAAAGATTTGTAAATTGATTGGGGTGAAGCCAATGAAATTCTCAAAAAGCTCAGAATGCTTGGGCTAGTTGAGTCTATTGGGTATAACGTACCAAAATATACAAGTATTGCTCAACCTATTAAGTAAACTTAAGTAACTTGTCATGGCTAAACTCTATTACCGAGGGATGGCAGAGGAAAACGGTAAACCTAAAGTGGGGCGTAGTGCTCGATTATTGGGAGTTCGACCTGGTATTGATATTGATGTAGAGCAAATGCCGAGAAATTGGTTAGACGAAAATGGGTATTTGCGATCGGAAATAGACCAAAATTTTAGCGATGAATTTGTAGCTGTTGCAATTAGAAATATAAAGGGAATGTCTACTTCGCTTTCAATTGAAAGTTTACCAGCCTTTAGAAGACCCGATACATTTGGTGGCAAAGGAAAAGATCCGCTCTGGCAGATTGAAGATAGCAAAATCACTGGAGATTTGGAAGCAGTTCAGGATAGCCCAACTCATGTAAGTATACGACCCAGAACTACAATGTTGTTAGAGAAGTACGAGGCAGCACTGGCAAATACTCAAAACGATTGGGAAAAAGTTAAATGAGTCGAAGCAATCAACAGGAGAAAAGCTATGTCATGGATATTTAGCTTGTCGGCTGAATGCGGTGAAGAACAGACTGCCGCCGAGCAGTTTTCTGACTATTTCAATCGCGCTTCTTGGATTCTTTCCAATAAGAACCAATCCCAATGTCAAACCGGAATTTTTCAGGATATTGAGGATAATTGGTGGTGTCGCGTTACTCCAAGTGGTATCGCTGAAGTGGGAATCGACAAACCAGAAACTGCTTATATTATGACAGAAATCGGTATTTTGCTATATCAACATTTACGTTTTGCTCCCAAGTTTCGCTATGCTTTAGTTGGTTTAGAAGTAGACGAATTTAGAACTTATAATGAGTTGCTTGAAGAAAGTTCCCCCCAATCTTTTCCGGGGTTAGTTTTAGCTGAAACAATTTGGCAGTTAGTTGGCTCGCCTCCAGATTTTCGATTATTCAGTTCAGGATATGTCTGGAAACCATACCAAGGAGAAGTTTATCAGCCACTAATGGTCTCATCAGATTTGAAGAACAAACTCAATGAATTGCTGAGTGTGGGCTAATTGCGAAATTGCACTCACCAACAGAGCTAGAATTGCGCTCGCTAATTACTTAACATTTCAAATAACTTAATTTTGTTCAACTTTATTGATTACCAAATGGTCTGGACATACTGATAATTCAAAATTTTGGCATCACAAGTCACCAAGGGAATTCCGTATCGCCGTGCGATCGCCACCAAAATTCTATCTGCTGGATCTTTATGAAAATTGCCCGGTAATTGTGTGCTGGCGATCGCGTCTAATGGAGACAAAGGCTCGATTGTAATACCCGCCTGAGTCTGTGCTAACTTGTACCATTTATCAATTGGTAAAGGTAGCGTCAATTTACCAATGCTAGATTTGACTGCTACTTCCCAAACCGAAATTGTCGATACTAACAAGCCATTCTGAGGTTCTTCAGCATCAATTGCAACTCGTGCAGGATCAGATAATTGACTTGGATCGTGAAGTAACCACAACCAAATATGAGTATCCAGTAAAATCATTCTGCCATCGCTTCCCAAAGTTCTGGCATTGGTTCATCAAAATCGGCGGCAATGGCTATCGGCATTCCTCTGAGTGGATAATTTCCTTTGGAGGGAGAAGAATTTTGACAAGGAACAACACGAGCTATTGGTAAACCATCGCGGGTAAGCACAATTTCAGATTGAGTACTTGCTATCTCATCAACAATTGCTGTTAGCGAGATATCTACTTCTTCTATGTTTAGATATTTCATTTGGTCAACCTGCTACGATCCCATCACACCGACATTTTAACTGGGAATTGCACTCACCAACAAAACTAGAATTGCGATCGCCTGCAATAAATGGTGATTTGTTGAGAATGTAAGCTTTTGCGATCGCCTTGGGGAATAATAAGTAAAACCATTAGCAAGAGCTTGAATGGTAAATGCTTTTCTTGGGAAGGCATTTTTTCTGGGGTAGGGAGGCAAAATTTAAAATATTTTGTTCCCATCAGTTGAATTCTGGTAGAGCAGGTTTTTTTATGAGTTCAGTCACAAAACATTCTAAAGGACGATCGCAAAAATTGAAAAATCTTCAAGCGCAAATTGCTCAATTAGAACAGCAACTTGCTGACGCACAACAGCGAGAAAAGCGATCGCGCCAATTGCTACAAGCGGTAATTGACGCTTCCCCAGATTTGATTTTTGTGAAAGACCGCGATTTTCGCTGCATTTTAGCTAATCAAGGTTTTGCTACAACTATTGGTGCTACCCCAGACTCAGTTTTAGGCAAAAATGAGCAAGAATTAGGTTTTCCAGAAGAGCAAATTTTTGGTAATTCAGAAGCAGGTATTCGGGGATTTCGTGAGGATGACCTAAAAGTTCTAGCAGGAGAGACAATTTATACTGAAGAAATAGCTACAACTGTTGCGGGTATCAAAATCTTTGATGTTCGCAAAATACCCCTACATGATGATAATGGAGAAGTTTACGCTATTGTCGGATTTGCTAGAGATATTACTGAACAACAAGCGGCGCAACAACAACACAAACAAGCAGAAGCAGAACGGCAGAAATTTGTTTGTTTGGTAGAGAATAGCAGTGATTTTATTGGCATGGCTGATTTTGCAGGTAAACCTTTATTCATCAACTCCGCAGGTTTAAAGATGTTAGGGTTAAGTGTAGAAGATTTGCCAACAATTAACATTGCCAATCTTCATCCTGAATCTACTGCTTTCATGTTGCATGATGTCGCTTTACCCCAAGCGTTAAAAACAGGTTCTTGGCAAGGTGAAGGGCAAATGCTCAACCAAAAAACAGGGATGACGATCGATGTAGAAATGCTAGTCTTTCCCGTGCATGATGTCAAAACAAATGAGCTTTTGTGTATGGCTACTGTGCAACGCGATATTAGCGATCGCAAACGTGCAGACACAGAGCTATGCCAAACCAAAAATTTTCTCGAATCTGTACTCAATACTTTACCTGTTGCTGTAATTGCTAAAGATGCAGAAGAGTTGCGATTTGCTTTATGGAATAAAGCTGCTGAACAGTTGTTTGGATTGAAATTTAACCAAGTTTTGGGCAAGAATGATTATGATTTCTTTACTAAAGAACAAGCAGACTTTTTTACTAAAATCGATCGGCAAGTTTTAGCTAGCGGTCAAATGGTAGATATTTCCGAAGAAGATGCTCAAATCGAAGGGGAAACCCACATTTTACGCACCAAAAAAACAGTGATTTTAGATCATTTAGGAAAAGCCAAATATTTATTAGCAATTACTGAAGATATTACCGAACGTAAGCGTGCAGAAGAAGCTTTAAAAGAGTCAGAAGCTCAATTAAGAAGAAAGACTGAATATTTAGAGCAAACTTTACAAGAGTTACGCCGCACGCAAACTCAATTAGTGCAAAGTGAAAAAATGTCGAGTTTAGGGCAATTAGTTGCTGGTGTTGCTCACGAAATTAATAATCCAGTTAACTTTATTTTTGGTAATCTAAGTCATGCTAAAGAATATATTGAAGATTTGTTAGGCTTGGTAGAAATGTATCAAGAATATTATCCTAATCCACATTCAGATATTCAAACTGAGTTAAATGCGATCGAGCTAGATTTTTTAATAGAAGATTTGCCGAAACTTTTAAATTCCATGAAAATTGGTGCCGATCGAATTCAGAAAATTGTTGCTTCTCTGCGAACTTTTTCTCGGATGGATGAAGCAGAAATGAAAGCAGTCAATATTCATGAGGGAATTGATAGTACTTTAATGATTTTACAAAATCGGTTGAAAGCAAAACCCGATCGTCCAGAAATAAAAGTAATTAAAGAATACGGAATTTTACCTTTAGTAGAATGTTACGCCGGACAACTAAATCAGGTATTTATGAATATTTTGGCTAATGCGATCGATGCGTTAGAAGATGCCTACGATGCCAAAATATTAGTAAATATAGCCATTATTATTCACACAAAACTGATTGAAAACAATCAAGTGATGATCAAAATAATTAACAATGGGCCGGAAATTCCTGAAAAAGTAAAATCTCGCCTATTCGATCCTTTTTTTACTACTAAACCAGTTGGTAAAGGAACCGGAATGGGACTTTCGATTAGTTATCAAATAATTACTGAAAAACATGGAGGTTCTTTAAGTTGTTTTTCCGATCCTGAAAAAGGTACAGAATTTGTCATGAAAATTCCTCTCAAACAAGCAACAAAAAGAATTTAGCACCAAAGCGGTTTTGTTGTAAGCGCTTCAGCGCTATTGATCCTGATAATTTATGATTGTTTAGCGCCGCAATTTGCAGATACATACCTTTTTCGGTGCTTCAGGTGCAAAATAAACCCAGTTTCTTCAAGAAAGTGGGTTTCTCTTTTGGATACTGAATTCCACTGAACACACTAGATTTCTCCCCCGGAATTTCCCGATTTGTGTTGTATAAATAAGTCTGAACTATCTGATTTAATGTTGTATTATTTGGGGATGATTTTATGCAACAAATAAGCACAAACAGTCCATCGTTTTTCTCACCCTTTGTCCTCCCTGTTGCATTAGTCACTCTACCATTACTGACTGTAATAGACGTAAATCCAGCGAAGTCACAAATTACACCAGAACCTAACAGCACAAATACAAACGTTTCACCAAATGGAAATCGCTTAGATATTGGTGGGGGAAAAACTTCCCAAGATGGCGCAAATTTATTTCATAGTTTTGAGAGATTTAATGTTAATCAAGGACAAATTGCTAACTTTCTTTCTAATCCACAAATTCGCAATATTTTAAGCCGAGTTGTGGGTGGAGATGCTTCGGTAATTAATGGGTTAATTCAAGTTACTGGGGGAAATCCTAATTTATTTTTAATGAACCCGGCAGGAATTATTTTTGGTTCCCAAGCTAGTTTAAATGTACCTGGTTCCTTTTTTGCGACTACTGCTACAGGTATTGGGTTTAATGGGAATGTTTGGTTTAGTGCGATCGCAAATAATAACTACGACACATTAGTAGGAAATCCTAACGTTTTTGCCTTTACTAATCTTCATCCAGGCGCAATTATTAACGCTGGAAATTTAGCAGTTCCCGGAGGACAAACTTTAGGATTATTAGGTGGTACAGTAATTAATACCGGACAACTAACCGCACCTGGAGGACAAATTACTGTCATGGCAGTTCCAGGGGAAAATTTAGTCCGGTTAAGTCAAGCAGGAAGTTTACTTTCTTTAGAAATTCAGCCACTTTCTATAAGTGCAAGTCAACCAAATAATTTTAATTTAGAAATTCCATCTTTGCCGCAATTATTAACTGGCGGAAATGCGGTTCATGCAACTCAAGTTACCGTAAATAATGACGGCACAATTTCTTTAAGTGGTTCGGGTTTAAGGATATCACCGGAAACAGGAACAGCGGTAGCTTCTGGTAATATCAAAGCATCAGGCGGAACTGTTCAAGTTTTAGGTAATAAAGTCGGAATAGTGAATTCTCAAATCGATGTTTCTGGGATTAATGGCGGCGGTACAGTGTTAATTGGTGGTGATTTTCAAGGTAAAGGAAAAGTACCAAATGCGATTAATACTTATGTCAGCAAAGATTCAGTAATTAACGCCGATAGTTTAGTCGATGGAAAAGGCGGGACGGTAATTGTTTGGGCGGATAAATCAACGCAATTTTATGGTAAGATTAGTTCTGTTGGTGGTAGTAAATCTGGTGATGGTGGGTTTGTTGAGGTTTCGGGAAAAGAGAATTTGACTTTTGATGGTGCGATCGATGTTTTCGCAGTTAAAGGAGAGAAAGGTCAAGTTTTATTCGATCCCAAAAGCGTGATTATTGGCACAGATGGTAATAACGATGATGAACTTAGCGACGGCATAATTTTAGCCAGTGATGGTGCTGATGATGAGATATTTTATATATCTGCTTCTAAACTTTTAGAGGTATTGGATAGTGGGAATGTTGCGATCGCAGCTACCGAAAACATTGATGTTAACGAACCTGTAGACGCTAGCAGC from Phormidium ambiguum IAM M-71 includes these protein-coding regions:
- a CDS encoding SDR family NAD(P)-dependent oxidoreductase produces the protein MSKNQIPLSQQVVLITGASAGIGAALAHVLAQQFQGIRLVLAARNQEKLEKVAHYCSKAGAEVMVVPTDISQIEEVEALARAAILRFGGVDVLVNNAGYGQMGPIELIPAAATKRQFEVNLLGPLALIRELIPVMRDRGGGRIVNISSLGGRLAFPFGGLYSSSKFALEGLSDALRMELEPFNIKVSVIEPGPVTTEFFDVAGQGVQETVTDPENTPYRAAFRKLDKLQEQTSSRAWTAERVAEVIVRSLTDINPRPRYTAATGGDFLLFMMTKVLPTKFVDRFWQKFYGIDLVAEDWKKSISSEK
- a CDS encoding succinate--CoA ligase subunit beta, which translates into the protein MDLLEYQAKELFRQICIPVLPSQKIDHPREIKSLEIPYPVVLKSQVPTGGRGRAGGIKFVENTIDAIAAAQTIFRLPIMGEYPEVLLAEARYNVQQELYLAVALDYTLRRPVLLGSPQGGMDLDLVMKHLQQVIVEQEFSSFYARRLAMKMGLQGNLIQSVSAIIEKMFDLFLEKDLDLVEINPLGISPSGELMALDGKITVNDAALSRHPDLLVLAEKVNVHSNANKGKSNAFWELDGNVGVICNGSGLAMATLDLLYQAGGKPFGCINLGENRLPESESCPLSNLLQKSLEITCNQTGIKVLLINIMDGLSSCEEIADVIVSFTQNDAGGYPHFVVRLVGSNLEAAKERLAAVGITVLEQLDAAVAKAVTLAKPTGKRSSSN
- a CDS encoding FAD-dependent oxidoreductase; this encodes MQLSHNVYDVAIIGGGISGTALLYSLSNYTNIDRIALIEKNPGVALVNSHKTSNSQTLHFGDIETNYTLEKARKVNRAATLVKNYLLGNDPGQDIHSKYHKMVLAIGKEETSELRARYEEFKSLFPKLRLIEREEIASLEPNVVKGRAADEEILALYTDEGYTIDFQKLAESFLQKSIVNEQKTIDLMLGTKVKNIRKEGEIYQVETDKEAIAAKVVVFTAGAYSLLFAKTLGYGKDYALLNVAGSFYLAPGVLNGKVYTVQLKKIPFAAIHGDPEVHDASQTRFGPTAKVTPLLEQGKYTTFFDYLRTAGLSIAAFLSFFNILTEPAILKYVVMNFIYDIPLIGKRLFLKEVQKIVPTIKVEQVQLAKGYGGIRPQIVNLKTHRLEMGEAKIIGENILFNITPSPGASTCLQNAEYDTEKIVSFLGEGYRFEKEKFEQELADRKVLVNIG
- a CDS encoding type II toxin-antitoxin system VapC family toxin, whose product is MILLDTHIWLWLLHDPSQLSDPARVAIDAEEPQNGLLVSTISVWEVAVKSSIGKLTLPLPIDKWYKLAQTQAGITIEPLSPLDAIASTQLPGNFHKDPADRILVAIARRYGIPLVTCDAKILNYQYVQTIW
- a CDS encoding type II toxin-antitoxin system Phd/YefM family antitoxin yields the protein MKYLNIEEVDISLTAIVDEIASTQSEIVLTRDGLPIARVVPCQNSSPSKGNYPLRGMPIAIAADFDEPMPELWEAMAE
- a CDS encoding PAS domain-containing sensor histidine kinase; this encodes MSSVTKHSKGRSQKLKNLQAQIAQLEQQLADAQQREKRSRQLLQAVIDASPDLIFVKDRDFRCILANQGFATTIGATPDSVLGKNEQELGFPEEQIFGNSEAGIRGFREDDLKVLAGETIYTEEIATTVAGIKIFDVRKIPLHDDNGEVYAIVGFARDITEQQAAQQQHKQAEAERQKFVCLVENSSDFIGMADFAGKPLFINSAGLKMLGLSVEDLPTINIANLHPESTAFMLHDVALPQALKTGSWQGEGQMLNQKTGMTIDVEMLVFPVHDVKTNELLCMATVQRDISDRKRADTELCQTKNFLESVLNTLPVAVIAKDAEELRFALWNKAAEQLFGLKFNQVLGKNDYDFFTKEQADFFTKIDRQVLASGQMVDISEEDAQIEGETHILRTKKTVILDHLGKAKYLLAITEDITERKRAEEALKESEAQLRRKTEYLEQTLQELRRTQTQLVQSEKMSSLGQLVAGVAHEINNPVNFIFGNLSHAKEYIEDLLGLVEMYQEYYPNPHSDIQTELNAIELDFLIEDLPKLLNSMKIGADRIQKIVASLRTFSRMDEAEMKAVNIHEGIDSTLMILQNRLKAKPDRPEIKVIKEYGILPLVECYAGQLNQVFMNILANAIDALEDAYDAKILVNIAIIIHTKLIENNQVMIKIINNGPEIPEKVKSRLFDPFFTTKPVGKGTGMGLSISYQIITEKHGGSLSCFSDPEKGTEFVMKIPLKQATKRI